The following coding sequences are from one Gossypium raimondii isolate GPD5lz chromosome 4, ASM2569854v1, whole genome shotgun sequence window:
- the LOC128040584 gene encoding pentatricopeptide repeat-containing protein At2g36730: MSNRNFISKKHQCLVFLTLCSSIKHVSQIQAQIVISNLHQDSFLLTELVRFSSLSPFKNLSYAHSLLMNSLNSTPSTWNMLIRGYSSSNSPQNAIWVLKEMRKRGLKRNKLTYPFVLKACSEAEALEEGRQVHGEIVKHGLDDDVYVDNNLVHFYGCCKKIMDAKKVFDEMCERTVVSWNVVITTCVENFCIEDALGYFVKMRDCGFDTDETTMVIMLSTCAELGFLSFGRLFHMQVIQRGLVLNFQLGTALVDMYAKSGDVLYASRVFERMKEKNVWTWSAMILGFAQHGYAKEALQLFKEMKKSSCIRPNYVTFLGVLCACSHVGLVDDGFRYFHEMEYVHGIKPMMVHYGAMVDILGRAGHLKEAYTFTNNMPIEPDPVLWRTLLSACSVHNVNGSDEVGDEVRKRLLELEPRRSGNLVMVANMYAESGMWDRAANVRRFMRDGGLKKMAGESCLELNGSIYRFFSGYDSQFHCNDIYPLLHTLILHMKMISLS, translated from the coding sequence ATGTCTAATAGGAATTTCATTTCGAAGAAGCATCAGTGTCTGGTTTTCTTAACGCTCTGTTCTTCGATCAAACATGTTTCTCAAATCCAAGCGCAAATTGTCATCTCTAATCTCCACCAAGATTCTTTCCTTCTCACTGAACTCGTTAGATTCTCTTCACTATCTCCATTCAAAAACCTCAGCTACGCGCATTCTCTTCTCATGAACTCACTCAATTCAACTCCGTCTACATGGAATATGCTAATCCGAGGCTACTCTTCCAGTAATTCTCCCCAAAACGCAATCTGGGTACTTAAAGAAATGCGCAAACGAGGACTTAAACGCAATAAGCTTACCTACCCGTTTGTTTTAAAAGCGTGCTCGGAGGCTGAAGCGCTAGAGGAAGGGAGACAGGTTCATGGGGAGATTGTAAAGCATGGTTTAGATGATGATGTTTATGTTGATAACAATTTGGTGCACTTTTATGGGTGTTGTAAGAAGATAATGGATGCAAAGAAAGTGTTCGATGAAATGTGTGAAAGAACCGTGGTTTCGTGGAATGTGGTGATAACCACTTGCGTTGAGAATTTCTGCATTGAGGATGCGCTTGGGTATTTTGTTAAGATGAGGGATTGTGGCTTTGATACCGATGAAACCACGATGGTGATCATGCTTTCAACATGTGCAGAGCTAGGGTTCTTAAGCTTTGGGAGGTTGTTTCATATGCAAGTTATTCAAAGAggtttggttttgaattttcagTTGGGGACTGCACTTGTTGATATGTATGCAAAGAGTGGAGATGTTCTATATGCTAGCCGAGTTTTCGAGAGAATGAAGGAGAAAAATGTGTGGACTTGGAGTGCAATGATATTGGGATTTGCTCAACATGGTTACGCTAAGGAAGCCCTTCAACTTTTTAAGGAGATGAAGAAAAGTTCTTGTATAAGACCGAATTATGTCACTTTCCTTGGAGTCCTTTGTGCTTGTAGCCATGTCGGGTTGGTCGATGACGGGTTCCGATATTTTCACGAAATGGAGTATGTTCACGGGATCAAACCTATGATGGTTCATTACGGTGCCATGGTTGACATCTTGGGTCGTGCTGGTCATTTGAAAGAAGCTTACACTTTCACAAACAACATGCCTATCGAGCCAGACCCGGTTTTATGGAGGACATTGCTAAGTGCATGCAGCGTTCATAATGTTAATGGCAGTGACGAAGTTGGTGATGAGGTGAGAAAAAGGTTGCTGGAGTTGGAGCCAAGGAGGAGTGGGAATCTGGTAATGGTGGCTAACATGTATGCAGAATCCGGAATGTGGGATCGAGCAGCAAATGTCCGAAGGTTTATGAGAGATGGAGGGTTGAAAAAGATGGCTGGCGAGAGCTGTCTCGAGTTGAATGGTTCGATTTATCGGTTTTTTTCAGGGTATGATTCTCAATTTCATTGCAATGATATATATCCATTGCTACATACTCTGATCTTACACATGAAAATGATTAGCCTTTCGTAG
- the LOC105780066 gene encoding ATP-dependent zinc metalloprotease FTSH 6, chloroplastic encodes MAVTVSLSVSHLPGCKAHDFSHLPKPTNKDNPSSKASSDIKFSKRNLLLSSMASGLIGRGVLVGEPVKAEPETPMESSSSRLSYSRFLQYLDEGGVKTVDLFENGTVAIAEIYNPALEKIQRVKVQLPGLPQELVRKMKEKNVDFAAHPMQMNWSAALFGLLGNLAFPLVFLGTLLLSSSSVNNPGGGPNLPFGLGRSKAKFQMEPNTGVTFNDVAGIDEAKKDFQEVVEFLKTPEKFAAIGATIPKGVLLIGPPGTGKTLLAKAIAGEAGVPFFSLSGSEFIEMFVGVGASRVRDLFNKAKANSPCLVFIDEIDAVGRQRGTGIGGGNDEREQTLNQLLTEMDGFTGNTGVIVIAATNRPEILDSALLRPGRFDRQVTVGLPDIRGREEILKVHSDNKRLDKDVSLSVIAMRTPGFSGADLANLMNEAAILAGRRSKDKITMKEIDDSIDRIVAGMEGTKMTDGKSKILVAYHEVGHAVCATLTPGHDPVQKVTLIPRGQARGLTWFIPIEDSDLISKQQLFARVVGGLGGRAAEEVIFGEPEITTGAAGDLQQVTQIARQMVTKFGMSEIGPWALTDPAVQSSDVVLRMLARNSMSEKLAEDIDSSVKKITETAYEIAKNHIRNNREAIDKLVEVLLEKETLTGDEFRAILSEFVDESVIKVDRTPVREMINA; translated from the exons ATGGCAGTGACAGTCTCCCTTTCTGTCTCCCATCTTCCCGGCTGCAAAGCTCATGATTTCTCTCATCTCCCCAAACCAACTAACAAAGACAACCCATCTTCTAAAGCCTCCTCTGACATCAAATTTAGCAAAAGAAACCTGTTGTTGAGTTCAATGGCTTCGGGTCTTATTGGAAGAGGTGTCTTAGTTGGTGAGCCGGTAAAAGCTGAACCAGAGACCCCAATGGAGAGCTCATCAAGTAGACTATCGTATTCGAGGTTTCTCCAGTACTTGGATGAAGGTGGGGTGAAAACGGTGGACTTGTTTGAGAATGGGACAGTGGCCATTGCTGAGATATATAACCCTGCATTGGAGAAAATTCAGAGGGTAAAAGTTCAGTTGCCGGGATTGCCCCAAGAACTGGTGAGGAAAATGAAGGAGAAAAACGTGGACTTCGCCGCTCATCCTATGCAGATGAACTGGTCGGCTGCTTTATTCGGTTTGTTGGGGAATTTGGCTTTTCCCTTGGTATTTCTTGGCACTTTGTTGCTAAGTAGCTCATCTGTTAATAATCCTGGAGGAGGTCCCAACTTGCCTTTCGGACTTGGAAG GAGCAAAGCCAAATTTCAGATGGAACCCAATACAGGAGTCACATTTAACGATGTAGCTGGTATTGATGAAGCCAAGAAAGATTTTCAAGAGGTAGTGGAGTTCTTAAAAACCCCAGAAAAATTTGCAGCAATTGGTGCCACAATTCCCAAAGGAGTGCTTCTAATTGGACCTCCAGGGACTGGTAAGACATTGCTGGCCAAGGCCATTGCAGGGGAAGCAGGGGTtcctttcttttccctttctgGTTCAGAGTTCATCGAGATGTTTGTAGGCGTTGGAGCTTCCAGAGTTAGGGACCTGTTTAACAAGGCAAAGGCTAACTCCCCATGTTTGGTGTTCATCGATGAGATTGATGCTGTTGGAAGACAGAGAGGAACTGGGATTGGTGGAGGGAATGATGAAAGGGAGCAAACTTTGAATCAGCTGTTGACTGAAATGGATGGTTTTACTGGTAATACTGGAGTTATTGTCATTGCTGCTACTAATAGGCCTGAAATTCTGGATTCTGCGTTGCTTAGGCCTGGAAGATTTGATAGACAG GTAACTGTTGGATTACCAGATATAAGAGGAAGGGAAGAAATATTGAAGGTACACAGCGACAACAAGAGGCTAGATAAGGATGTTTCACTCAGTGTAATCGCCATGAGAACACCGGGATTCAGTGGTGCTGATTTGGCAAATCTCATGAATGAAGCTGCCATTCTTGCTGGTAGAAGAAGCAAAGACAAGATCACGATGAAAGAGATCGACGATTCGATCGATCGAATCGTTGCCGGAATGGAAGGAACAAAGATGACAGATGGAAAGAGCAAGATTCTCGTGGCGTACCATGAAGTTGGCCATGCTGTATGCGC GACATTGACACCAGGCCATGATCCAGTTCAAAAAGTGACTTTGATCCCTAGAGGGCAAGCTCGGGGTCTAACATGGTTCATACCAATTGAAGATTCAGATCTCATTTCAAAACAACAACTCTTTGCTAGAGTTGTTGGAGGGCTCGGCGGTCGAGCGGCCGAAGAGGTAATCTTTGGTGAGCCAGAGATTACTACTGGTGCAGCAGGGGACCTGCAACAAGTAACTCAAATAGCCAGACAG ATGGTGACAAAGTTTGGGATGTCAGAAATTGGACCATGGGCGTTAACTGATCCTGCAGTACAAAGCAGTGACGTTGTGTTAAGGATGCTCGCGAGGAATTCCATGTCTGAGAAACTCGCTGAAGACATTGATTCATCGGTTAAGAAAATAACGGAAACTGCATACGAGATTGCAAAGAACCATATAAGGAATAACCGTGAAGCCATTGACAAGCTAGTAGAAGTTTTGTTAGAGAAAGAAACTCTTACAGGAGATGAGTTCAGAGCAATCCTGTCAGAATTTGTTGATGAATCTGTAATAAAAGTAGATAGAACTCCTGTTCGTGAGATGATCAACGCTTGA
- the LOC105779196 gene encoding uncharacterized protein LOC105779196 has product MVELEESLDIIASIITSNVHLTWLDKIRASSLTTVYAALFVITTRNWLPNSQRDAVSKKVAVLIRKVVKMVEFDLSQLVFDEVVRHAKKVHARHFEEPCWM; this is encoded by the exons ATGGTGGAGTTGGAGGAATCATTGGACATAATAGCCTCCATCATTACCAGCAATGTCCATCTCACTTGGCTTGATAAGATTCGAGCCTCATCCCTGACCACTGTCTATGCTGCCTTGTTTGTCATTACTACAAGGAATTGGTTGCCCAATAGCCAAAGGGATGCAGTAAGTAAGAAAGTTGCAGTGTTGATTAGAAAGGTTGTTAAGATGGTGGAGTTTGACCTAAGCCAGTTGGTCTTTGATGAAGTGGTCAGGCACGCAAAGAAAGTACATGCAAG GCACTTTGAGGAACCCTGTTGGATGTAA